One Glutamicibacter mishrai genomic window carries:
- a CDS encoding acyl-CoA carboxylase subunit epsilon has translation MQQDTATPAAPQIRVTKGNPTAEELAAVTALLCAMGNTPVEQPEAAAPAKKRVTRLRKRRALTPRLGWAIGRR, from the coding sequence ATGCAACAGGACACCGCGACACCTGCCGCCCCACAGATCCGCGTGACCAAGGGCAATCCCACCGCCGAGGAACTGGCGGCAGTCACCGCATTGCTGTGCGCCATGGGCAATACTCCGGTTGAGCAGCCCGAAGCAGCGGCGCCGGCCAAAAAGCGAGTCACCCGCCTGCGCAAGCGCCGCGCACTGACTCCGCGACTGGGCTGGGCCATCGGGCGCCGCTAG
- a CDS encoding biotin--[acetyl-CoA-carboxylase] ligase produces the protein MNTSDGTARAAIDPARFAQLTKQLELGTVLFKDRSGSTNTELAQLAATGTAGHLSVYYTEHQQAGKGRLGRSWVTPLGSSITVSVLMVPGASIPTETLSWYTMLAALAWSRAAERVGEVPVRIKWPNDLLAGEFKICGILAQMVPAGSGYGVVVGTGMNVDQSREELPVPTATSLRLASSRAIDRTELLAEYLKELVNLDRAFRQVSGSAQMPLPGFEGRSLQELVSEKLATLGHVVRVEFPDGRSLEATAVQLAADGALVLEESSGQRTHVLAGDVHHVRRADGKYA, from the coding sequence ATGAACACTTCTGATGGCACCGCCCGCGCGGCCATAGACCCAGCCCGGTTCGCGCAACTCACAAAGCAGCTTGAACTGGGCACGGTGCTGTTCAAGGACCGCTCGGGTTCGACAAACACCGAGCTGGCGCAGCTGGCCGCCACTGGCACGGCTGGGCACCTGAGCGTCTACTACACCGAGCATCAGCAAGCGGGCAAGGGGCGCCTTGGCCGGAGCTGGGTGACACCCCTGGGCTCATCGATCACCGTGAGCGTGCTGATGGTTCCCGGAGCCAGCATCCCAACCGAAACACTGTCCTGGTACACCATGCTCGCAGCCCTGGCCTGGAGCCGGGCCGCCGAACGCGTTGGCGAAGTGCCCGTGCGGATCAAGTGGCCCAACGACCTGCTGGCCGGCGAATTCAAGATCTGCGGAATCCTCGCCCAGATGGTTCCCGCCGGCTCGGGATACGGGGTTGTGGTCGGTACCGGAATGAATGTGGATCAAAGCCGCGAAGAACTGCCGGTCCCTACCGCCACCTCGCTGCGCCTGGCCAGCTCCCGCGCCATCGACCGCACCGAGCTGCTGGCCGAGTACCTCAAGGAACTGGTGAACCTTGATCGCGCATTCCGCCAGGTCTCCGGTTCCGCGCAGATGCCGCTGCCCGGATTCGAGGGCCGCAGCCTGCAGGAGCTGGTCAGCGAAAAACTGGCCACCTTGGGGCACGTCGTCCGCGTCGAATTCCCGGACGGCAGGAGCCTGGAAGCCACCGCGGTTCAGCTGGCCGCTGACGGCGCGCTGGTTTTGGAGGAGAGTTCAGGGCAGCGCACCCACGTGCTGGCGGGGGATGTGCACCATGTGCGGCGCGCCGATGGAAAGTATGCCTAA
- a CDS encoding PP2C family protein-serine/threonine phosphatase: MNNEPTPVPFNLAAAGMTDVGRRRTENQDRILMHDIVYAVADGMGGHEAGEVASQLAVETMQEICTFANKTSVRKLPTVAEVQRQVQLADDRIREALEARGGTTLCALLQIKAPDQGRDNVTAPISAVPPWTSSFSMKVNTDVIAKITPEMLKVHRDSTTPGTAPLPVVTEEIPNLLLVNVGDSRGYRLRDGALQQLTRDHSAVQEMVDAGQITEFEARNHPHRNLITRALGAGAESQPDVTVLQPRIGDRYLLCSDGLSGELTEDILQTILVNFKDRTEAVRVLTGAALEAGGRDNIAVIVIDVVAAENPTPDAEEN, from the coding sequence ATGAATAATGAACCGACACCCGTGCCGTTCAACCTTGCCGCCGCCGGAATGACGGACGTTGGACGGCGCCGGACCGAAAACCAGGACCGGATCTTGATGCACGACATCGTGTATGCCGTCGCCGACGGCATGGGCGGGCACGAAGCCGGGGAAGTGGCCAGCCAGCTGGCGGTGGAAACCATGCAGGAGATCTGCACCTTCGCCAACAAGACCTCGGTGCGCAAGCTGCCCACCGTGGCTGAAGTCCAGCGCCAGGTGCAGCTTGCCGATGACCGGATCCGCGAAGCCCTCGAAGCCCGAGGAGGCACCACGCTCTGCGCCCTGTTGCAGATCAAGGCCCCCGACCAGGGCAGGGATAATGTCACCGCGCCGATTTCCGCGGTACCGCCTTGGACCTCAAGCTTCTCCATGAAGGTCAACACGGACGTGATCGCCAAGATCACCCCTGAAATGCTCAAGGTGCACCGCGACTCCACAACTCCGGGCACCGCTCCGCTGCCGGTGGTCACCGAGGAAATCCCCAACCTGCTGCTCGTGAACGTGGGCGATTCGCGCGGCTACCGTTTGCGCGATGGCGCCCTGCAGCAGCTGACCCGGGACCACTCGGCCGTCCAGGAAATGGTGGATGCCGGGCAGATCACCGAATTCGAGGCCCGCAACCATCCGCATCGCAACCTGATCACCCGCGCCCTGGGGGCCGGCGCCGAGAGCCAGCCCGACGTGACCGTGCTCCAGCCGCGCATCGGCGACCGCTACCTGCTGTGCAGCGATGGCCTCTCCGGCGAGCTGACCGAAGACATCCTGCAGACCATTTTGGTGAACTTCAAGGACCGGACCGAAGCCGTGCGGGTTTTGACCGGGGCGGCCCTGGAAGCCGGCGGCCGGGACAATATCGCGGTGATCGTGATCGACGTGGTTGCTGCGGAAAACCCGACGCCAGACGCAGAAGAGAACTAG
- a CDS encoding acyl-CoA carboxylase subunit beta, whose protein sequence is MTQGRTEAAESIDLSTTAGKLAEFRRRQKLSEAPSGQAAIEKQHSRGKHTARERIEMLMDEDSFVEFDALAVHRSTAFGMEKKKPMGDGLVSGYGTVDGRLVAVYSQDFTVYGGSLSQVNGEKIVKVQEFALRNGCPVVGILDGGGARIQEGVASLAMFADIFRNNVHASGVVPQISLIMGPSAGGAAYSPALTDYVIMVDKTSHMFITGPDVIKTVTGEEIDMEALGGARQHNANTGTATYLASDEEDAVEFCKELLDFLPSSNLADALIAEFDEELEITADDLALDTIIPDSANQPYDMRKVIESVVDDAHFFEMQSLYAPNVMIGYARVEGRTVGIVANQPMQFAGTLDIAASEKAARFVRNCDAFNIPILTFVDVPGFLPGKDQEFQGIIRRGAKLLYAYAEATVPKLTVITRKAYGGAYIVMGSKKLGADLNLAWPTAQIGVMGAQGAVNILYRRDLAAVQAEGGDVEARRKQIIDDYEAELLNPYQAAELGYVDAVVAPSDTRVQLVRGLRALREKHAVLPPKKHGNIPL, encoded by the coding sequence ATGACGCAGGGCAGAACCGAGGCAGCCGAGTCAATCGACCTGTCCACCACCGCCGGCAAACTTGCTGAATTCCGCCGCCGCCAGAAGCTCTCCGAAGCACCAAGCGGCCAGGCAGCAATCGAAAAGCAGCACTCCCGCGGAAAGCACACCGCCCGTGAACGCATTGAAATGCTCATGGACGAGGACTCCTTCGTAGAATTCGATGCCCTGGCCGTTCACCGTTCCACAGCTTTCGGAATGGAAAAGAAGAAGCCGATGGGCGACGGCCTGGTCTCCGGCTACGGCACCGTTGACGGCCGCCTTGTCGCCGTCTACTCCCAGGACTTCACCGTTTACGGCGGCTCGCTCTCCCAGGTGAACGGCGAAAAGATCGTCAAGGTCCAGGAATTCGCCCTGCGCAACGGCTGTCCAGTGGTCGGCATCCTGGACGGCGGCGGCGCACGCATCCAGGAAGGCGTGGCCTCCCTGGCCATGTTCGCCGATATCTTCCGCAACAACGTTCACGCCTCGGGCGTCGTTCCGCAGATCTCCTTGATCATGGGCCCATCGGCCGGCGGCGCCGCGTACTCCCCTGCGCTGACCGACTACGTCATCATGGTCGACAAGACCAGCCACATGTTCATCACCGGACCAGATGTCATCAAGACCGTCACCGGCGAAGAAATCGACATGGAAGCCCTGGGCGGCGCACGCCAGCACAATGCCAACACCGGCACCGCGACCTACCTGGCCAGCGATGAAGAAGACGCCGTCGAATTCTGCAAGGAACTGCTGGACTTCCTACCTTCCTCGAACCTCGCCGACGCGCTGATCGCCGAATTCGATGAGGAGCTGGAGATCACCGCTGATGATCTGGCCCTGGATACCATCATCCCGGATTCGGCCAACCAGCCCTATGACATGCGCAAGGTCATCGAATCCGTGGTCGATGACGCCCACTTCTTCGAGATGCAGTCCCTGTACGCGCCGAACGTCATGATCGGCTATGCCCGCGTCGAGGGCCGCACCGTCGGCATCGTGGCCAACCAGCCGATGCAGTTCGCCGGCACCTTGGATATCGCCGCTTCGGAAAAGGCAGCCCGCTTCGTGCGCAACTGCGACGCCTTCAACATCCCCATCCTCACCTTCGTGGATGTCCCGGGCTTCCTGCCGGGCAAGGACCAGGAATTCCAGGGCATCATCCGCCGCGGCGCAAAGCTGCTCTACGCCTACGCGGAAGCCACTGTGCCGAAGCTGACCGTGATCACCCGCAAGGCCTACGGCGGAGCGTACATCGTGATGGGTTCCAAGAAGCTTGGCGCCGATTTGAACCTCGCCTGGCCTACCGCGCAGATCGGCGTGATGGGTGCCCAGGGCGCAGTCAACATCCTCTACCGCCGAGATCTGGCAGCAGTTCAAGCCGAGGGCGGAGACGTCGAGGCACGCCGCAAGCAGATCATCGACGATTACGAGGCCGAGCTGCTCAACCCTTACCAGGCTGCCGAGCTGGGCTACGTGGATGCGGTCGTCGCACCGAGCGACACCCGCGTGCAGCTGGTGCGCGGCCTGCGCGCCCTGCGCGAGAAGCACGCAGTACTGCCACCGAAGAAGCACGGCAACATCCCGCTGTAA
- a CDS encoding SDR family oxidoreductase, with protein MTSESRTEIAPVSASLKNRTILMSGGSRGIGLAIAKAAGALGANVVLLSKTADPHPSLEGTIHTAVEEINQAGGRGLAVVGDVRIDEDVQRAVDEAVAAFGGIDIVVNNASAINLAKTDQVDMKRYDLMQDINVRGTFLLSKTALPYLRASQHPHILTLSPPLNLDPRWAGEHLAYTMAKYGMSMTTLGLAEELKDQGVGVNSLWPETLIDTAAIRNLPGGQKMIQGARDAQIVADAAMAILGSDPKKLSGNFFTDGQVLKLAGVTDLEKYALNPQVPLVEDIFL; from the coding sequence ATGACTAGTGAATCCCGCACTGAAATCGCTCCGGTCTCAGCGAGCCTCAAGAACCGCACCATCTTGATGAGCGGCGGAAGCCGCGGTATCGGATTAGCCATAGCCAAGGCGGCCGGAGCCCTTGGCGCCAACGTCGTCCTGCTATCCAAAACCGCAGACCCGCACCCGAGCCTCGAAGGCACCATCCATACCGCCGTGGAAGAAATCAACCAGGCCGGAGGCCGAGGCCTGGCTGTAGTCGGCGACGTGCGCATCGACGAGGACGTGCAGCGCGCCGTGGACGAAGCGGTCGCCGCCTTCGGCGGCATCGACATCGTGGTGAACAACGCCTCGGCCATCAACCTGGCCAAAACCGATCAAGTGGATATGAAGCGCTACGACCTGATGCAGGACATCAATGTGCGCGGAACCTTCCTGCTGTCGAAAACCGCGTTGCCCTACCTTCGCGCCTCGCAGCACCCGCATATCCTCACCCTCTCGCCTCCGCTGAACCTGGATCCGCGCTGGGCCGGAGAACACCTGGCCTACACGATGGCCAAATACGGCATGTCCATGACCACCCTGGGGCTGGCCGAAGAGCTCAAGGACCAGGGCGTGGGAGTGAACTCGCTATGGCCGGAAACCTTGATCGATACCGCAGCCATCCGCAACCTGCCCGGTGGACAGAAGATGATCCAGGGCGCCCGTGACGCGCAAATCGTTGCCGACGCCGCCATGGCCATCCTGGGCAGCGATCCGAAGAAGCTCAGCGGCAATTTCTTCACCGACGGCCAGGTCCTGAAGTTGGCAGGAGTCACGGATCTGGAGAAATACGCGCTGAACCCGCAGGTGCCATTAGTAGAGGACATTTTCCTTTAA
- a CDS encoding dicarboxylate/amino acid:cation symporter, which yields MSNAAPSSKLPRWMTSFGPQIIAALIAGLILGLVAKYTGSTADEPNGLGRALSIIGSSYVSLLRTAVIPLIFFAVVASIANLSKVTNAARLAWQTLLWFGITALVSVTIGMLLGVVFQPGANTGQEAPAGYDGKTGDWLGFLTGLVPSNFLGLGASTSIEDGAATTSVSFNVLQILVVAIAVGVAALKVGKAAEPFLAFSASALAIIQKVLWWIIRIAPIGTVGLIGNAVATYGWDTIGALGKFTVAIYVGLALVLFAFYPVLVRSHGLSIKQYFSGVWPAVQLGFVSRSSIGTLPLTQRVTERNLGVPSGYASFAVPLGATTKMDGCAAIYPAVSAVFVAQFFNIDLSLTDYILIAIVSVLGSAATAGTTGAVVMLTLTLSTLGLPLAGVGLLMAVDPIIDMGRTAVNVAGQALVPTIVAKREGILDIDMYNAPRNGNPFADESVAEGGTLVESASAK from the coding sequence ATGTCAAACGCCGCACCTTCATCTAAACTCCCCCGTTGGATGACCAGCTTCGGGCCGCAGATCATTGCGGCTCTCATCGCTGGCCTCATCCTGGGTCTCGTCGCCAAGTACACCGGCAGCACCGCCGACGAACCTAACGGCCTGGGCCGCGCCCTGTCGATCATCGGCTCCAGCTACGTATCGCTGCTCCGCACAGCGGTCATCCCGCTGATCTTCTTCGCGGTGGTCGCTTCCATCGCCAATCTCTCCAAGGTCACCAATGCTGCCCGCCTGGCGTGGCAGACCCTGCTGTGGTTCGGAATTACCGCGCTGGTTTCCGTAACCATCGGCATGCTCCTGGGCGTGGTGTTCCAGCCTGGCGCAAATACCGGGCAGGAAGCTCCTGCAGGCTACGACGGCAAGACCGGCGACTGGCTCGGCTTCCTGACCGGACTGGTCCCGTCGAACTTCCTTGGCCTTGGCGCCAGCACTTCCATTGAAGACGGAGCGGCTACCACTTCGGTCAGCTTCAATGTGCTGCAGATTCTCGTGGTCGCCATCGCCGTCGGCGTGGCAGCTCTGAAGGTCGGCAAGGCCGCCGAACCATTCCTGGCATTCTCCGCTTCGGCTCTGGCCATCATCCAGAAGGTGCTGTGGTGGATCATCCGCATTGCGCCGATCGGCACCGTCGGCCTGATCGGCAACGCCGTGGCAACCTACGGCTGGGACACCATCGGCGCCCTGGGCAAGTTCACGGTAGCGATCTACGTGGGCCTCGCACTGGTCCTCTTTGCCTTCTACCCTGTTTTGGTTCGCAGCCACGGCCTGTCGATCAAGCAGTACTTCTCCGGGGTCTGGCCAGCAGTCCAGCTGGGCTTCGTTTCCCGCTCGTCCATTGGCACCCTGCCGCTGACCCAGCGCGTGACCGAGCGGAACCTCGGCGTGCCTTCGGGCTACGCTTCATTCGCTGTGCCCCTGGGCGCGACCACGAAGATGGATGGCTGCGCAGCGATCTACCCTGCGGTTTCGGCCGTCTTTGTTGCCCAGTTCTTCAACATTGATCTGAGCCTCACCGATTACATCCTGATTGCGATCGTTTCGGTGCTCGGCTCGGCGGCTACCGCCGGCACCACCGGCGCGGTGGTCATGCTGACGCTGACGCTGTCCACCCTGGGCCTGCCGCTTGCCGGTGTTGGCCTGCTGATGGCTGTTGATCCGATCATCGATATGGGCCGCACCGCGGTGAACGTTGCCGGCCAGGCGCTGGTTCCAACCATCGTGGCCAAGCGCGAAGGCATCCTGGATATTGATATGTACAACG
- a CDS encoding DUF885 domain-containing protein encodes MTSSAPHRDPSAIDQIAEGFYAKSLELTPEWGVSLGIPGYESAYGDYSPAGTTGQIRLLRDTLSALANATPVDAVDEVTLDAMTERLGLELEILFTGRTELNNIASPAQEIRSIFDLMPQDSAEDFAFIAQRLENLPAAIDGYIASLRDSAANSMMPAKRQVRIVAGQSVDYAKDGGFFDQLASSGSAIDSAAAERLERGAEGAKSAYRKLAQYLETELLEQAPEQDAVGREYYSLMSRRFLGATIDLEETYAWGVAELDAIIAEQQRVAQQIKPGSTIDEAKRVLNEDPARKLNGTDALREWMQGKADQAIADLSGKHFEIPAPMDRIECMIAPTQDGGVYYTGPSEDFTRPGRMWWSVPPGEDQFTTWAELTTVYHEGVPGHHLQIGTAQMQAATLNSWRRLMCWVSGQGEGWALYSERLMHQLGYLDDPGDYMGMLDAQRLRAARVVFDIGVHLGLQVPAQWGKGIWDAEKGYEFLERNLDLSKGQLDFEYNRYLGWPGQAPSYKIGQRLWEQIRDEYAAAEGDAFSLKDFHTAALRLGSVGLDTLKRALLK; translated from the coding sequence ATGACATCCTCCGCACCGCACCGCGACCCTTCGGCGATCGATCAGATCGCCGAAGGCTTCTACGCCAAGAGCCTGGAGCTCACCCCTGAATGGGGAGTATCGCTGGGCATTCCCGGCTACGAATCCGCTTATGGCGACTACTCCCCGGCTGGCACCACCGGGCAGATCAGGCTCCTGCGCGACACGTTGAGCGCCTTGGCCAATGCCACGCCCGTTGACGCCGTGGACGAGGTGACGCTCGATGCGATGACCGAGCGCCTCGGCCTGGAACTGGAAATTCTTTTTACCGGGCGCACGGAACTGAACAACATTGCCAGCCCGGCCCAGGAGATCCGCTCGATCTTCGATCTCATGCCCCAGGACAGCGCCGAGGATTTTGCCTTCATCGCCCAGCGCCTGGAAAACCTGCCGGCGGCCATCGACGGCTACATCGCTTCCCTGCGCGATTCGGCCGCCAACTCGATGATGCCAGCCAAGCGGCAGGTGCGGATCGTTGCCGGCCAATCGGTCGACTACGCCAAGGACGGCGGATTCTTCGACCAGCTCGCCAGCTCCGGCAGTGCCATCGATTCCGCCGCGGCTGAACGCTTGGAACGCGGCGCCGAGGGCGCAAAATCCGCCTACCGCAAGCTGGCCCAATACCTCGAAACCGAGCTCCTGGAACAAGCGCCAGAACAGGATGCCGTAGGGCGTGAATACTATTCGCTGATGTCCCGCCGATTCCTGGGCGCCACCATCGATCTGGAGGAAACCTACGCGTGGGGCGTCGCCGAACTTGATGCCATCATCGCCGAGCAGCAGCGCGTGGCCCAGCAGATCAAGCCGGGCTCGACCATCGACGAGGCGAAGCGGGTCCTGAACGAGGACCCTGCGCGCAAGCTGAACGGGACCGATGCCCTGCGCGAATGGATGCAGGGCAAAGCCGACCAGGCGATCGCGGACTTGTCAGGCAAGCACTTCGAGATCCCGGCTCCGATGGATCGCATTGAATGCATGATCGCGCCGACCCAGGACGGCGGGGTGTACTACACCGGACCGTCCGAGGACTTCACCCGGCCCGGGCGCATGTGGTGGTCGGTGCCGCCAGGCGAGGACCAATTCACCACGTGGGCGGAATTGACCACGGTGTACCACGAAGGCGTGCCCGGGCATCACCTGCAGATCGGCACGGCGCAAATGCAAGCGGCGACCCTGAACAGCTGGCGCCGGCTGATGTGCTGGGTCTCCGGCCAGGGCGAAGGCTGGGCACTGTATTCGGAACGGCTCATGCACCAGCTGGGCTACCTTGATGATCCCGGCGACTACATGGGCATGCTCGATGCGCAGCGACTTCGCGCGGCCCGGGTCGTTTTTGATATCGGCGTGCACCTGGGATTGCAGGTGCCAGCGCAGTGGGGCAAGGGCATCTGGGATGCAGAGAAGGGGTACGAGTTCCTGGAGCGGAATCTTGATTTGTCCAAGGGGCAGCTGGACTTCGAGTACAACCGCTACCTGGGCTGGCCCGGCCAGGCGCCGTCGTACAAGATCGGCCAACGGCTGTGGGAGCAAATCCGCGATGAGTACGCTGCCGCCGAGGGCGATGCCTTCTCACTTAAGGATTTCCACACCGCAGCCTTGCGTCTGGGCTCGGTGGGCTTGGATACCCTCAAGCGCGCGCTGCTGAAATAG
- a CDS encoding VOC family protein, translated as MRVYITSVFVSDQSQAKEFYTKVLGFKVKHDIPMGPFSWLTLVSPEDEGGAELLLEPAEHRAVAPYRDALKADGIPVASFAVEDVQAEYERLSGLGVEFTQGPTDAGTVMVATFDDTCGNLIQISSYKG; from the coding sequence ATGCGTGTTTATATCACCAGCGTTTTTGTCTCTGACCAATCGCAAGCCAAAGAGTTCTACACCAAAGTCCTCGGCTTCAAGGTCAAGCACGATATTCCCATGGGGCCATTCAGCTGGCTCACCCTGGTGTCGCCCGAAGATGAAGGCGGCGCCGAACTCCTGCTTGAGCCAGCCGAGCACCGGGCCGTCGCTCCGTACCGTGATGCACTCAAGGCCGACGGGATTCCGGTGGCATCCTTTGCTGTTGAGGACGTCCAAGCCGAATATGAGCGCCTGAGTGGATTGGGTGTTGAATTCACGCAGGGCCCTACCGATGCCGGCACGGTCATGGTGGCAACCTTCGATGACACCTGCGGCAACCTGATCCAGATTTCCAGCTACAAGGGATGA
- a CDS encoding adenylate/guanylate cyclase domain-containing protein codes for MSTEHTNSPRADSPQSAAQAAREARQAPAAESPDLADPILELAQAMEGPLRIPAHTPDAVRDNVASLEHRLIGGQREFRRREVAAEAGISLHSARKLWRAIGFPELGDDEVFFTKADKAALGTMVGMVREGKLTEETAISLMRSVGQMTDRMVVWQIEALVEDMIANQNMSDRQARRQLFSMLPEIIPAIEDLLLYSWRRQLNSAVHRMALRVETGVAAYKQDSPEADGGTPLPLARAVGFADLVSYTSLSRRMNERTLAQLVQRFEAKCAEIISVGGGRLVKTIGDEVLYVAETPQAGARIALSLSRELAQDELFPQTRGAVVWGRVLSRLGDIYGPTVNMAARLTSLAEPGAVLTDALTANTLRNDARFVLTAQEITAVRGFGDIQPYELSPGEGAGLVID; via the coding sequence ATGAGCACCGAGCACACCAATTCACCCCGGGCTGACTCCCCACAGTCTGCCGCGCAGGCCGCTCGCGAAGCCCGTCAAGCCCCTGCCGCCGAAAGCCCGGACCTGGCCGATCCAATCCTCGAATTGGCCCAGGCCATGGAAGGCCCGCTGCGCATCCCGGCACACACCCCGGACGCAGTGCGCGATAACGTCGCCTCGCTGGAACACCGGCTGATTGGCGGGCAACGCGAATTCCGCCGCCGCGAAGTCGCGGCCGAAGCAGGAATCTCGCTGCACTCCGCCCGCAAGCTCTGGCGCGCCATCGGCTTCCCGGAACTCGGCGATGACGAGGTCTTCTTCACCAAGGCCGACAAGGCAGCGCTGGGCACCATGGTGGGCATGGTGCGCGAAGGCAAGCTCACCGAGGAAACCGCCATCTCGCTGATGCGTTCGGTAGGCCAGATGACCGACCGAATGGTGGTCTGGCAGATCGAAGCCCTGGTTGAGGATATGATCGCCAACCAGAACATGTCCGATCGCCAGGCCCGCCGCCAGCTGTTCAGCATGCTGCCGGAAATCATTCCGGCCATTGAAGACCTGTTGCTGTACTCCTGGCGCCGCCAGCTGAATTCCGCTGTGCACCGCATGGCCTTGCGCGTGGAAACCGGCGTCGCCGCCTATAAGCAGGACAGCCCGGAAGCCGATGGCGGCACGCCGCTGCCCTTGGCCCGTGCCGTGGGCTTCGCCGACCTCGTCTCCTACACCTCGCTCTCGCGCCGCATGAACGAGCGCACGCTGGCGCAGCTGGTCCAGCGCTTCGAAGCCAAGTGCGCGGAAATCATCTCCGTCGGCGGCGGACGCCTGGTGAAGACCATCGGCGATGAAGTGCTCTACGTGGCCGAAACCCCGCAAGCCGGTGCCCGCATCGCGCTCTCGCTCTCCCGCGAATTGGCGCAGGACGAGCTATTCCCGCAAACCCGAGGCGCTGTGGTGTGGGGCCGTGTGCTCTCGCGCCTTGGCGACATCTACGGACCGACCGTGAACATGGCGGCCCGCTTGACCTCGCTGGCAGAACCAGGGGCAGTGCTCACCGATGCACTGACCGCCAATACCCTGCGCAATGATGCCCGATTTGTTCTCACTGCCCAGGAAATCACGGCAGTACGCGGATTCGGCGACATCCAACCTTACGAACTCTCGCCTGGCGAGGGAGCCGGACTGGTGATTGACTGA